The genomic stretch TCCCCGTACCGGCAAGTCGGCCCTGGAAACGGTCCTCACCGTTCTCCACGCCGGCGGCAAGTTCGGCAGCGGCGGCTACAAGGTCTCCGGCGGCCTGCACGGGGTGGGCATCTCCGTGGTCAATGCCCTCAGCGAGTGGGTGGAGGTCACCGTGCGCCGCCAGGGCCAGGTGCATCGCCAGCGCTTCGAGCGCGGTGCTCCGATCGGCAGTCTGCGCTCCGAGGACGACCCCAGTGGCGCCACCGGCACAGCGGTGCGCTTCAAGCCCGACATCGAGATTTTTAGCGGCGGGATCGACTTCGATTACGCCACCCTTTCTGGCCGGTTGCGCGAGCTGGCGTATCTCAACGGCGGGGTGCGCATCGTTTTCCGCGATGAACGCGAGGCGGCCAGGTCGTCCGATGGCAGCCCCCATGAGGAGATCTATCACTACGAAGGCGGTATCCGCGAGTACGTCACTTACATGAATGCGGGCAAGGATCCTCTCCATCCCGACATCATCTACGTCAATGCGTCCAAGGATGGAGTTCAGGTGGAAGCGGCGCTGCAGTGGTGCGTCGACGCCTACTCCGACAGCATTCTCGGCTTCGCCAACAACATCCGCACCGTCGACGGAGGTACCCACATCGAAGGACTGAAAACGGTCCTCACCCGCACCCTCAACACCTTCGCCAAGAAGCGCGGCAAGCGCAAGGACACCGATTCCAATCTTGCCGGCGAGAACATCCGAGAAGGTCTTACGGCCGTCCTCTCGGTGAAGGTGCCGGATCCTGAATTCGAAGGTCAGACCAAGACCAAACTCGGCAACACCGAGGTGCGCGGCATCGTCGATTCTGTGGTGGGCGAGGCCCTCGGTGAGTTCCTGGAATTCCATCCCCAGGTGATCGACCTGATTCTCGAGAAGGCGATCCAGGCCTTCAATGCGGCTGAGGCGGCCCGTCGGGCTCGTGAGCTGGTGCGGCGCAAGTCGGTGCTGGAGAGCTCCACCCTTCCGGGCAAGCTGGCCGACTGCAGCTCCCGCGATCCTTCTGAATCGGAGATCTACATCGTGGAGGGTGATTCGGCCGGCGGCTCAGCCAAGCAGGGACGTGACCGACGCTTCCAGGCGATCCTGCCCCTGCGCGGCAAGATCCTCAACATCGAGAAAACCGACGATGCCAAAATCTACAAAAACACGGAAATTCAGGCTTTGATTACAGGCCTGGGCCTGGGTATTAAGGGCGAGGAGTTCAACCTATCGGCCTTGCGCTATCATCGCATCGTCATCATGACTGATGCCGATGTGGATGGTGCGCACATTCGCACCCTCTTGCTCACCTTCTTTTACCGGTACCAGAAATCATTGCTGGAAGGCGGCTATATCTACATCGCCTGCCCGCCGCTCTACAAAGTGGAGCGCGGCAAGAACCATACCTATTGCTACAACGAGCAGGATCTCAAGAAAACGCTTGATGGCTTTGGTGAGAAGGCCAACTACACGATTCAGC from Synechococcus sp. CBW1107 encodes the following:
- the gyrB gene encoding DNA topoisomerase (ATP-hydrolyzing) subunit B codes for the protein MSDASKIQHAYGAEQIQVLEGLEPVRKRPGMYIGTTGPRGLHHLVYEVVDNSVDEALAGHCNEILVRLCEDGSAEVTDNGRGIPTDIHPRTGKSALETVLTVLHAGGKFGSGGYKVSGGLHGVGISVVNALSEWVEVTVRRQGQVHRQRFERGAPIGSLRSEDDPSGATGTAVRFKPDIEIFSGGIDFDYATLSGRLRELAYLNGGVRIVFRDEREAARSSDGSPHEEIYHYEGGIREYVTYMNAGKDPLHPDIIYVNASKDGVQVEAALQWCVDAYSDSILGFANNIRTVDGGTHIEGLKTVLTRTLNTFAKKRGKRKDTDSNLAGENIREGLTAVLSVKVPDPEFEGQTKTKLGNTEVRGIVDSVVGEALGEFLEFHPQVIDLILEKAIQAFNAAEAARRARELVRRKSVLESSTLPGKLADCSSRDPSESEIYIVEGDSAGGSAKQGRDRRFQAILPLRGKILNIEKTDDAKIYKNTEIQALITGLGLGIKGEEFNLSALRYHRIVIMTDADVDGAHIRTLLLTFFYRYQKSLLEGGYIYIACPPLYKVERGKNHTYCYNEQDLKKTLDGFGEKANYTIQRFKGLGEMMPKQLWETTMDPTTRTMKRVEIEDAAEADRIFTILMGDKVAPRREFIETHSAELDFAQLDI